The following nucleotide sequence is from Ammospiza nelsoni isolate bAmmNel1 chromosome 29, bAmmNel1.pri, whole genome shotgun sequence.
AAAGATCAATATGAGAAGAAAGCATCTCACCCTAACCTGAAAGCCTATTCCTCTTATCTGGAACCAGTCCTCCATGTCTGGGGGATTGAGACTCTGATGGTAGGCCTCTGGGCCTCCACACAtcctcacagctggcccagggcaaGTCTGGAGTGCTCTTGGTGGCAGCTTGGGCTTGGCACACACTTGAGGAGGGTGTCTGTTTTCAACAGGGAGCTTAGGAGTTTTAGAGTGctaacagaaaagaaaaaaaaaccttctttgCCTGAGAGCAGCCAGTTCTCCAAGCTAAGCTGATGCCAGGTGAGTGAGGAGAGACAGGATGGAGTTTGGAAATGTGAAACAAGGCTCTCCACACTATGTCAGATCTCAAGACACAGCTTTTCAGAGCAGGCCAGAGCTCCTTAGCAAAGTCAATATCAGTCACAGAATGCTGCTATCATTTCTTCTCTAAATAGAACCATACACCCTTAAAACAGGAATGTGGATTTATTAGAAgctctttgaaatatttctccataacaatagaaaaaaaaacttcctaGTGAACTGCACTACAGTAGAGGGAAATCAAGGCAAAACCATGGTGTGTCAGGACTTGCTTGATTCTAATGAGCCCCATGGTGCATTTGGAGCTGAGCCCTTGAATCTCAGGGTCTGAGAGGAGATTGCACAAACCTTTCCAGGAGTCaaagacagaagaaaaccccaaagtgtCTCAAAGCATGAATGAGTCCCACTGAGATCCCTCCCCAAACATGCTCCTCATGACTCCTTGTAGGAGAGAATTGGAGGCCagatggcacaaaaacctctcagaagCCTCACTGAGGAAAGGAAATTCCAAAGCACCTTAAAAAGCTTAAAGCACCTAGAGAAATTATTATCTCAAAGTATTAATGAGTTCCACTGAGTGTCAATACAAAGCTCTCAAGGGACTTGTTAAAGCAGATAATtgaggccatgattgcacaaatctctcacagagtctgtatcaaaagggaaacaccaagtaactaaaaataactgaagtaccttgaagcattaatgagccccactgagtgttgttactgacagagcctctccagggactaattacagcagataattggaaaccatgattgcacaaacctctcagagactccaaggctaaagcaaaacccaaagtcctttgaaaaacctgcattACCTGCAGGGAGCATTAAGGAGCCCCCAGGACCattcctgagcaaggctccccagggactccttccagcagatccttgaggccactgggatgtgggctagggggggatgctgagggcaggacaaggggctgacagtgcccagcctggctggggctgtgccaggaggccccagggccTCACAACAAGGTGTttcctcacagcccttggtggcacagaccttgctgtgccccagggcaccaaggcttggcttctctttgtccccacctgcCATCagtgcctccagttctctgttctgcctggggcctgtggacactttctcagttttgtccctcagtgggacccattacAAGcccaagaagtaaaaaaaaaactttggaATTGGATTTTGACTTGGAGTTCTGGtgaggtttcttcagctccctcttagggactgatgttcagggccttagcacaaagccccagaggctcattaaagttcttgtctgtgctgctgagctgggctgggctcctggcccagaggcagctcctggtaaacaagaagagcttcaaaagcacatttctcttgatgagcagctcttctgccagcccagcagggctggggcactgcctgcagccaccctgggcacagcacagaggcacagagagcttcaatctgtcagggctgggaaggtgctgagaagtgcctggggcacaatcactgccagcccttggcacaggaacctctggctgtaggacagtgcagctgcagttcctgcagtgatctcctaaagctggaacatcccaatgcctacagactctgtgagtacattctctgattgtctcttgtgcagaggagccaggggtgcccagggctgtcctgcagagcagggtcctgcagcccagggctctgtgctggtgcagggactctgctgcctgccagggacagctctcagccagccctggcagctgctcccagcactgggggacaagatctgggtgggaggagacagctggtAAGGATTGGAAGTATTCTCCTTGTGTGGGGAGGATGCTGCATTGTTCAGGACTGCTCTTAGCATGGCATTTAACTGCAGCACATTTCCAAGTAGATTATacagggagcacagcaaggcAAGGGCTGCATGAAAGGGGATATCCTGCTTTATTAATCCACTACTCTGGGTTGGAAATTGCACATAGATATTAATCTCTCAGTTCAGGttgagaaaaatttaaaaaattctctcaGATCTGAATAAAGCAGGCAGCAACAGCAATCACCACAGGACCCCTTAGAGGCTGCATCCGTGTCATTTTTCCAGTCTCCTTGGGGTTACTCTGATGTTGccatcagagcctgcagagcgagagctgcccctgggcagtgcctgagctgggaggggtctgcagggcagaactgagcccccagggctgggcggggctctggcagcaccggcagggcccagccctgggcacagggaagcagctgctggcagggagagccctTAGCAGGTAGTGGGGGGAAAGTGTCcccaagctgtgctgggataTTTAAAGTCCTCTCCAAGCCCAGATATCccatcatttatttttttacagatCACCATGTAAAGACAGCacaaatgtccaacagcagctccatcagatgcttcctcctgctggcactggcagacacacggcagctgcagctcctgcacttctgcctcttgctgggcatctccctggctgccctcctgggcaacggcctcatcatcagcgccgtagcctgcagccaccacctgcacacgcccatgttcttcttcctgctcaacctggccctcactgacctgggctccatctgcaccactgtccccaaagccatgcacaattccctctgggacaccaggaacattTCCTACACtggatgtgctgcacagctATTTTTATTAATCTTCTTTCTTGCAACAGAGTATTCcctcctgaccatcatgtgctatgaccgctacgtgtccatctgcaaacccctgcactatgggaccctcctgggcagcagagcttgtgcccgtatggcagcagctgcctggacCAGTGGCTTTCTCAATGCTCTGgtgcacacagccaatacattttccctgcccctgtgccagggaaatgccctgggccagttcttctgtgaaatcccacagatcctGGAACTCTCCTGTTCCAAATCCTATCTCAGGGAACTTGGACTTCTTGTGGTTACTAGCAGTTTATcatttggttgttttgtgttcattattttctcctatgtgcagatcttcagggctgtgctgaggatcccctctgagcagggacggcacaaagccttttccacctgcctccctcacctggctgtggtctcCCTGTTCATCAGCACTGCAGCATTTGCCTAcctgaagcccccctccatctcctccagaTCCCTGGATGtggccctgtcagttctgtactcagtggtgcctccagccctgaaccccctcatctacagcctgaggaaccaggagctcaaggctgcagtgtggagactGATGACTGGATGATTTCAGAAACAATAAACTGCTTGCCAATTTCAGCAAATCACTTCTAACAAAGTCATATTTGATACTTTCTGTTGGTTTGCTTGtggagtatttttttccttgctttagtttttaatattttccacaaataaatgtcattgtttgtACCATTATTCATTGTGTTTCTCTCCACCTTCCCTGTGGCCACAGACTGTGTCAATGGGGGACTGCACTCTTGGTGTATTTAAAGGAAGTAAAGGACGTCccagcaaagttttctgcagagatgcccttttgttgccttctctacaactgcagcagcaatgtctgtgtgcagagctgggggcagatcagtgctggcccagcagctgtgcccagcagcagcagcagcacttggtgttgccagtgctgctgccgtggccctgccccgctgccctggtggccctggtgttgctgtagggcctgagtgctctcggggccgggcacagtcctgggggtggcagtg
It contains:
- the LOC132085157 gene encoding olfactory receptor 14J1-like; amino-acid sequence: MSNSSSIRCFLLLALADTRQLQLLHFCLLLGISLAALLGNGLIISAVACSHHLHTPMFFFLLNLALTDLGSICTTVPKAMHNSLWDTRNISYTGCAAQLFLLIFFLATEYSLLTIMCYDRYVSICKPLHYGTLLGSRACARMAAAAWTSGFLNALVHTANTFSLPLCQGNALGQFFCEIPQILELSCSKSYLRELGLLVVTSSLSFGCFVFIIFSYVQIFRAVLRIPSEQGRHKAFSTCLPHLAVVSLFISTAAFAYLKPPSISSRSLDVALSVLYSVVPPALNPLIYSLRNQELKAAVWRLMTG